In Populus nigra chromosome 10, ddPopNigr1.1, whole genome shotgun sequence, the following proteins share a genomic window:
- the LOC133705098 gene encoding uncharacterized protein LOC133705098, protein MACWKSAWILVVAAVVFALVSSIHATENGGGVGRRTLLSFKETPHGSNFTFDCSPSGPCVPCAYSEKSDENYRCSETGYRIPFKCIEIKHGTEKENGKQHSQNGRSAVEISDNVNSHVSLQDAASNEGRILLDGSSSAKDGVQTYITYRSCISANAEKLSVLGFEGIILCLLLASGSVVYFRRKQTFTRVSGAGPGSIQMNSRF, encoded by the exons ATGGCGTGCTGGAAATCAGCATGGATCCTTGTAGTAGCAGCAGTAGTATTCGCGCTGGTCTCTTCAATTCACGCCACAGA AAATGGAGGAGGCGTAGGGCGTAGAACATTACTTAGTTTCAAAGAAACACCTCACGGCAGCAACTTCACTTTCGATTGCTCTCCTTCTGGTCCCTGTGTTCCCTGCGCCTACTCTGAGAAG AGTGATGAAAACTATCGATGCAGCGAGACTGGCTATCGTATCCCTTTTAAATGTATTGAGATTAAACATGGTACAGAGAAAGAAAATGGGAAGCAGCATTCTCAAAATGGTCGATCTGCTGTCGAAATCTCCGACAATGTAAATTCTCATGTATCGTTGCAAGATGCTGCCTCTAACGAGGGTAGAATCTTACTGGATGGTTCGTCTTCAGCTAAGGATGGAGTTCAGACTTATATTACTTACAGAAGCTGTATATCAGCTAACGCAGAGAAGTTGTCGGTACTTGGTTTTGAG GGGATAATTTTGTGTTTGTTACTCGCAAGTGGTTCAGTCGTGTACTTCCGAAGAAAGCAGACCTTTACCAGGGTGTCTGGAGCTGGACCAGGGAGTATCCAGATGAACTCCAGATTTTAA
- the LOC133705097 gene encoding serine/threonine-protein phosphatase PP2A catalytic subunit yields the protein MPSSHGDLDRQIEQLMECKPLAEGEVKTLCDQARAILVEEWNVQPVKCPVTVCGDIHGQFYDLIELFRIGGNAPDTNYLFMGDYVDRGYYSVETVTLLVALKVRYRDRITILRGNHESRQITQVYGFYDECLRKYGNANVWKYFTDLFDYLPLTALIESQIFCLHGGLSPSLDTLDNIRALDRIQEVPHEGPMCDLLWSDPDDRCGWGISPRGAGYTFGQDIAGHFNHTNGLTLISRAHQLVMEGYNWCQEKNVVTVFSAPNYCYRCGNMAAILEIGENMDQNFLQFDPAPRQIEPDTTRKTPDYFL from the exons ATGCCGTCGTCGCACGGGGATCTGGACCGTCAGATCGAGCAGCTGATGGAGTGCAAGCCTTTGGCGGAGGGGGAGGTGAAGACGTTGTGCGATCAGGCGAGGGCGATTCTGGTGGAGGAGTGGAACGTGCAGCCTGTGAAATGTCCGGTCACCGTCTGTGGCGATATTCATGGCCAGTTCTACGATCTCATCGAACTCTTTAGGATAGGAGGGAATGCACCTGATACCAATTATCTCTTCATGGGAGATTACGTAG ATCGTGGGTACTATTCAGTGGAGACGGTCACGCTCTTAGTGGCCTTGAAAGTTCGTTACAGAGATAGAATTACAATCCTAAGAGGAAACCATGAGAGCAGGCAGATTACTCAAGT GTATGGTTTTTATGACGAGTGCTTGAGAAAATATGGAAATGCTAATGTCTGGAAGTATTTCACCGACCTTTTTGATTATCTACCTCTTACAGCCCTCATTGAAAGTCAG atCTTCTGTTTGCATGGAGGACTTTCACCATCTCTTGATACGCTAGATAACATCCGAGCTTTAGACCGTATACAAGAG GTTCCACATGAAGGTCCAATGTGCGATCTCTTGTGGTCTGATCCAGATGATCGTTGTGGGTGGGGAATATCTCCTCGTGGTGCTGGATATACATTTGGACAGGATATAGCTGGGCATTTCAATCATACCAATGGACTCACTTTAATTTCACGGGCTCACCAGCTTGTCATGGAAGGGTACAATTGGTGTCAG GAAAAGAATGTGGTTACTGTATTTAGTGCTCCCAACTATTGCTACCGTTGTGGGAACATGGCTGCAATTCTAGAGATTGGAGAGAATATGGACCAGAATTTCCTTCAATTTGATCCAGCACCCCGGCAAATTGAGCCTGACACCACGCGAAAAACCCcggattattttttgtaa
- the LOC133705045 gene encoding CLAVATA3/ESR (CLE)-related protein 25-like, with protein sequence MGGGGSCSLSFKVLLAAVATVMLVLLLLVGALESGATKITTRTQTVLDSIAQNDLRRRHEELIGREKLVYNPELDLNFVMNKRKVPNGPDPIHNRRAGNSRRPPGRA encoded by the exons atgggtggTGGTGGTAGCTGCTCTTTGTCTTTCAAGGTGTTGCTGGCGGCAGTGGCGACGGTGATGCTTGTCTTGCTTTTGCTGGTTGGGGCCTTGGAAAGTGGAGCGACCAAGATCACAACAAGGACGCAAACCGTTCTGGATAGTATTGCTCAAAATGATCTCAGACGTCGTCATGAGGAGCTGATAGGAAGAGAGAAGCTCGTTTACAATCCGGAGTTGGATCTCAACTTCGTGATGAACAAGAGAAAGGTTCCTAACGGGCCAGATCCTATTCATAACAG gagaGCTGGGAACTCCAGACGACCACCCGGACGAGCTTAG